The following are encoded in a window of Danio aesculapii chromosome 12, fDanAes4.1, whole genome shotgun sequence genomic DNA:
- the LOC130238519 gene encoding uncharacterized protein LOC130238519 isoform X1: MSLACLSLSAGEASMEALELELEAVESQIRSLETKREGIRALLLTRTRSSEVSVRYNDNLPVSSTPRVSLSRPSAPRTRCTQASFTPTPGYHGPWVQPRKVLARSRGRTSPPPVFEIPTENRFAPLRETGRDVAIIGDSIVRHVRSTSSKGNKVRTFCFPGARVKNISAQIPTILSAAESLGAAVLHVGTNDTGLRQTEILKKDFRSLIETVRRTSPATQIIVSGPLPTYRRGNERFSRLFALNEWLLTWCEEQKLLFANNWNLFWERPRLFRADGLHPSRAGAELLSDNITRILRSI; this comes from the coding sequence atgtcgcttgcgtgtctgtccttgagtgcaggagaggcatcgatggaggcgctggagctggagctggaagcggtggagtcccagattcgctcgctggagacgaagcgagagggcatcagggctctgctcttaacccgtactcgctcgtctgaggtaagtgtccgatacaacgacaatctcccagtttcttcaaccccgcgtgtttctctgtccaggcccagcgcaccgaggacgcggtgcacccaggcgtcgttcacgccgactcccggctaccacggcccctgggtgcaaccgcgtaaggtgcttgccaggtcccggggcagaacgtctcctcctccggtgttcgagatccccacggagaaccgcttcgcccctctccgcgagacgggtcgcgatgttgccatcattggcgactcaatcgtccgccacgtccgctccacttcctccaaaggtaacaaagtacgcactttctgcttccctggtgcccgagttaagaatatttctgcacagatacctactatcctgagcgctgccgagagcctcggtgccgccgtcctccacgtggggacgaacgacaccgggctccggcagacggagatcctgaagaaggacttcaggagcctgatcgagacggttcgacgcacttcgcccgccacgcagatcatcgtttctggaccgcttcctacctaccgccgaggaaatgaaaggttcagtagactttttgctctgaatgaatggctattaacatggtgtgaagaacagaaattgctctttgccaataactggaatcttttctgggagcgtcctaggcttttccgcgctgacgggctgcaccccagtcgagctggagctgaactcctgtcggacaacatcaccagaatacttcgctctatctga
- the LOC130238519 gene encoding uncharacterized protein LOC130238519 isoform X2 yields MSLACLSLSAGEASMEALELELEAVESQIRSLETKREGIRALLLTRTRSSEVSVRYNDNLPVSSTPRVSLSRPSAPRTRCTQASFTPTPGYHGPWVQPRKVLARSRGRTSPPPVFEIPTENRFAPLRETGRDVAIIGDSIVRHVRSTSSKGNKVRTFCFPGARVKNISAQIPTILSAAESLGAAVLHVGTNDTGLRQTEILKKDFRSLIETVRRTSPATQIIVSGPLPTYRRGNERLFRADGLHPSRAGAELLSDNITRILRSI; encoded by the exons atgtcgcttgcgtgtctgtccttgagtgcaggagaggcatcgatggaggcgctggagctggagctggaagcggtggagtcccagattcgctcgctggagacgaagcgagagggcatcagggctctgctcttaacccgtactcgctcgtctgaggtaagtgtccgatacaacgacaatctcccagtttcttcaaccccgcgtgtttctctgtccaggcccagcgcaccgaggacgcggtgcacccaggcgtcgttcacgccgactcccggctaccacggcccctgggtgcaaccgcgtaaggtgcttgccaggtcccggggcagaacgtctcctcctccggtgttcgagatccccacggagaaccgcttcgcccctctccgcgagacgggtcgcgatgttgccatcattggcgactcaatcgtccgccacgtccgctccacttcctccaaaggtaacaaagtacgcactttctgcttccctggtgcccgagttaagaatatttctgcacagatacctactatcctgagcgctgccgagagcctcggtgccgccgtcctccacgtggggacgaacgacaccgggctccggcagacggagatcctgaagaaggacttcaggagcctgatcgagacggttcgacgcacttcgcccgccacgcagatcatcgtttctggaccgcttcctacctaccgccgaggaaatgaaag gcttttccgcgctgacgggctgcaccccagtcgagctggagctgaactcctgtcggacaacatcaccagaatacttcgctctatctga